Proteins co-encoded in one Geothermobacter ehrlichii genomic window:
- a CDS encoding radical SAM/SPASM domain-containing protein, translating to MIFEKIYRLAQLGVSYKLKTLRPLGPPFQFSIEATNKCNFKCAFCPQSSPTHKDIRPVGNLTAANFYFFLKSIKELKHGNRTVSICLDGEPLMNKAFPDFIEIGNELGMMPRFSSNGKLLTPTVTDRLSKFSFLAAVDFASEPRIFDEIRGREGDFEIVLENLRYLISKAKDNPSIRLEIVDITHFSGEVDDVGSLAKMRALFPRDLPPNIQFWSRKFHNFGGHLKNGSKGNSPNHYKLCPYPWTSFHVTWDGDVVACGRNTEGKTVLGNIYRQTIMDIWRGEKYINMRRALIEERVEDIECCKECDMPYSASSGRWRTKYIFSSLLRR from the coding sequence ATGATCTTTGAAAAAATTTACCGCCTAGCCCAACTTGGTGTTTCATACAAACTCAAGACTTTAAGGCCCCTTGGCCCTCCATTTCAATTCTCAATAGAGGCGACTAACAAGTGCAATTTCAAGTGTGCCTTTTGTCCTCAGAGTAGCCCGACGCATAAGGATATTAGACCTGTCGGAAATTTAACTGCGGCCAATTTTTACTTCTTCCTCAAGAGCATTAAGGAACTCAAACATGGCAACAGGACTGTGTCCATTTGCCTTGACGGCGAGCCGCTGATGAATAAAGCCTTTCCCGACTTTATAGAAATTGGAAATGAGCTAGGGATGATGCCGAGATTCTCCTCTAATGGGAAATTGCTTACCCCCACTGTTACTGATAGATTGTCGAAATTTAGCTTTCTTGCTGCCGTTGACTTCGCTAGTGAACCTCGCATTTTTGATGAAATTCGGGGTCGAGAGGGCGATTTCGAGATCGTTCTAGAAAACCTACGCTATCTTATCTCGAAAGCGAAAGATAACCCCTCAATCCGTCTGGAGATCGTTGATATTACCCACTTCTCCGGTGAGGTAGATGATGTGGGTTCGCTGGCCAAGATGCGAGCATTATTTCCGCGCGACTTACCACCCAATATTCAGTTTTGGTCCAGGAAATTCCATAATTTTGGTGGGCACCTGAAGAATGGCAGTAAGGGCAATAGCCCGAATCATTACAAATTGTGCCCATATCCTTGGACATCCTTCCATGTCACATGGGATGGTGACGTGGTAGCCTGTGGACGAAACACAGAAGGAAAAACGGTCCTTGGTAACATTTATAGGCAGACCATAATGGATATCTGGAGAGGAGAGAAATATATCAACATGCGCAGAGCACTAATAGAAGAACGAGTCGAGGATATAGAGTGTTGCAAGGAGTGCGACATGCCGTACAGTGCATCGAGTGGACGTTGGAGAACCAAATACATATTTTCATCGCTCTTGCGCAGGTGA
- a CDS encoding ISL3 family transposase produces the protein MNPEALFAVALGISPPWKVVGVEFSQENKRLDIRIDFPRGAQFACPVCGTAAPVHDTTEKAWRHLSFFQYETYLTARVPRTKCPNQDCGVKQVAAPWVRAGSGFTLLFEALVMALARQMAVNAIAQLLQAHDTRLWRIICSYVESARDAEDFSGVTRLGADETSARRGHDYVTFFFDMDARKLLFGAHGKDHTTVERFVADLEAHGGSTENITDACIDMSKSFIKGLQDNFPKAVLTFDQFHVIKMMNDVLGKISAEEARQFPEELRKTRYLFLKNPDRLTKEQEQRLRSLTRFDLGSIKAYILKLGLQFVYFVENRQEAEILLKRWYRRAVRSKVDRIVKLAKAIKEHWRGILSYFDSRLTNGFLEGINSLIQVAKAKARGYRNPNNLIAMAYLIAGKLKFPQPT, from the coding sequence ATGAATCCTGAAGCGCTCTTTGCTGTTGCTCTTGGAATTTCCCCTCCCTGGAAAGTCGTGGGTGTCGAGTTTTCCCAGGAGAACAAGCGACTCGACATTCGCATCGACTTTCCACGAGGAGCCCAGTTTGCCTGCCCCGTCTGCGGGACTGCTGCTCCCGTTCACGACACTACCGAGAAGGCTTGGCGGCACCTGAGCTTCTTCCAGTATGAAACCTACCTGACGGCCCGGGTGCCGCGGACCAAATGTCCCAATCAGGACTGCGGAGTCAAGCAAGTGGCGGCTCCCTGGGTTCGGGCCGGCTCCGGGTTCACCCTGCTGTTTGAAGCTCTGGTGATGGCCCTGGCCCGCCAGATGGCGGTCAATGCCATCGCTCAGTTGCTTCAGGCCCACGATACCCGGCTGTGGCGCATCATCTGTAGCTATGTTGAATCTGCCCGTGACGCGGAAGATTTCTCCGGCGTGACGCGCCTTGGTGCGGATGAAACCAGCGCTAGACGGGGCCATGACTACGTCACCTTCTTCTTCGACATGGACGCGCGCAAACTACTGTTCGGCGCCCATGGCAAAGACCATACGACTGTGGAACGTTTTGTGGCTGACCTCGAAGCCCATGGCGGCAGCACGGAAAACATCACCGACGCCTGCATCGACATGTCAAAGTCCTTCATCAAGGGGCTGCAGGACAATTTCCCCAAGGCGGTACTGACATTCGATCAGTTTCACGTCATCAAGATGATGAACGACGTGCTGGGCAAGATCAGCGCTGAAGAGGCCCGTCAGTTTCCCGAAGAGTTGCGCAAGACTCGCTATCTATTCCTGAAAAACCCCGACCGGCTGACAAAGGAGCAGGAGCAGCGGCTGCGCAGCCTGACCCGATTCGACCTGGGGAGCATCAAAGCGTACATCCTCAAACTGGGCCTGCAATTCGTCTACTTCGTCGAGAACCGCCAGGAAGCGGAGATTCTTCTCAAGCGCTGGTACCGCAGAGCGGTCCGCAGCAAGGTCGATCGAATCGTCAAGCTGGCCAAAGCCATCAAAGAACACTGGCGGGGAATCCTGAGCTACTTCGACTCACGACTGACCAACGGCTTTCTGGAAGGGATCAACAGCCTCATCCAGGTGGCTAAGGCCAAAGCGAGAGGCTACCGGAATCCGAACAACCTGATTGCCATGGCATACCTCATTGCTGGCAAGCTCAAGTTCCCTCAACCCACTTGA
- a CDS encoding heparinase II/III family protein translates to MDLAQFVHTVRYLKPRQLVYRGFYAARKRFGGEALRSVSGAHAGHSLNLAASIPRAHSNDENRFSFLNLQQEFSGAIDWDFQKYGRLWTYNLNYFDFLNQEGMSKDRGLELIHQFLTSLDGLETAWEPYPTSLRLVNWIKFLSCEKVRDPAIDKSLYVQSVNLTRQLEYHLLGNHLLENGFGLLFAAVFFADSEFLRLAREILEPELKEQVLADGAHFELSPMYHQILLDRLLDCINLLQNNRPLGEDLLPLLTDKASAMLGWLEKMTFANGEIPLFNDAACGIAPFSSQLFEYAERLGVQKKTLPLGESGYRRFESPGAELLVDVGAIGPDYIPGHAHADTLNFELALWGERVIVDTGTSTYEKNAERQRQRGTAAHNTVTIDGQDSSEVWGGFRVARRARPFGLKIDEQPEKTTISCAHDGYRRLPRKPGHSRCWEFGQASLTVVDTVAGEFVEAVARYHFHPDVQVAMVDNKRGIGRMKGGKEFSFWVISGVPRLCESTWHPEFNVSLKNTCLEVALEGKAAAVRFEWNENEDSVPH, encoded by the coding sequence ATGGACCTTGCGCAGTTTGTTCATACCGTTCGCTATCTGAAGCCGCGCCAACTTGTCTACCGGGGTTTTTACGCTGCCCGGAAAAGGTTTGGAGGCGAGGCGCTCAGATCAGTGTCAGGTGCGCATGCCGGGCATTCTCTGAATTTGGCCGCTTCGATCCCACGGGCGCATTCAAATGACGAAAATCGGTTCAGCTTTTTAAACCTCCAACAGGAGTTTTCCGGGGCAATTGATTGGGATTTTCAGAAGTACGGCAGGCTCTGGACCTATAACCTGAATTACTTTGATTTTCTCAACCAGGAGGGGATGTCCAAAGACCGGGGGCTTGAGCTGATCCACCAGTTTCTGACGAGTCTGGATGGATTGGAAACGGCATGGGAGCCTTACCCGACCTCTTTGCGGCTGGTGAACTGGATCAAGTTCCTCAGCTGCGAGAAAGTTCGCGACCCGGCCATCGATAAGAGCCTGTACGTCCAATCGGTCAATCTTACCAGACAGCTTGAATACCACCTGCTGGGCAACCACCTGCTAGAGAACGGTTTCGGTCTTCTGTTTGCTGCCGTCTTCTTCGCTGACAGCGAATTCCTCCGGCTGGCGAGAGAAATCCTGGAGCCAGAACTGAAAGAACAGGTCCTCGCCGATGGGGCCCATTTTGAACTGAGCCCCATGTACCACCAGATTTTGCTGGATCGGTTGCTCGATTGCATCAATCTATTGCAGAACAACCGCCCCCTTGGGGAGGACCTGCTGCCCTTGCTTACCGACAAGGCTTCAGCGATGCTCGGCTGGCTTGAAAAGATGACTTTCGCAAATGGTGAGATTCCCCTGTTCAATGATGCCGCATGCGGAATTGCCCCATTCAGCAGCCAGCTTTTCGAATACGCAGAACGGTTGGGGGTCCAGAAAAAGACGCTTCCTCTAGGTGAAAGTGGTTACCGGCGTTTCGAAAGCCCGGGTGCTGAACTGCTGGTTGATGTCGGCGCCATTGGCCCGGATTACATTCCCGGCCATGCCCATGCGGACACGCTCAATTTCGAGCTGGCCCTTTGGGGAGAGCGCGTCATTGTCGATACCGGAACTTCGACCTATGAGAAGAATGCTGAACGTCAGCGCCAACGAGGGACAGCGGCACACAATACCGTAACCATTGATGGGCAGGATTCCTCGGAAGTCTGGGGAGGGTTTCGAGTTGCCCGCCGGGCCCGGCCGTTTGGTCTGAAGATCGATGAACAGCCCGAGAAGACGACAATCTCTTGTGCCCATGATGGCTACCGGCGTTTGCCAAGAAAACCTGGCCACAGCCGGTGCTGGGAATTCGGTCAGGCCAGCCTGACGGTTGTTGACACTGTCGCTGGCGAGTTTGTGGAGGCGGTTGCGCGCTACCATTTCCATCCCGATGTCCAGGTGGCGATGGTCGATAATAAACGCGGCATTGGCCGGATGAAAGGTGGAAAGGAATTCTCTTTTTGGGTGATATCTGGTGTCCCGCGATTGTGCGAATCGACCTGGCATCCCGAATTCAATGTCAGCTTGAAAAATACCTGTCTTGAGGTGGCCCTAGAAGGCAAGGCTGCAGCGGTCCGGTTTGAATGGAATGAAAATGAAGATTCTGTTCCTCACTGA
- a CDS encoding bi-domain-containing oxidoreductase: MQQLIQSYKTGELGLFEVPCPVCDPNGLLIATTASLVSAGTEKMIVDIAKKSLLGKAKARPDLVKQVIDKMKQEGVKNTLEKVFNKLDTPIPLGYSCAGRVIQVGEQVDGFSVGDRVACGGAGYANHSEINYVPKNICVKIPDGVDDPEASFVTVGAIALQGVRQAEPTLGERVAVIGLGLIGQLTVQLLKANGCKVLGSDLDSDKLALAEKLGADSVCSAGDLIPMASAFSNGHGVDSVIITASTSSNQPIIDAGEIARLRGKVVVVGMVGMDVPRNSYYRKELDLRLSMAYGPGRYDPQYEEKGIDYPYSYVRWTEQRNFEAFLGLVAEGKVTPKELVTHQFDFDDALKAYDLLEGKIKEKYLGIVLNYPNADAYLESAQAGNLSRVVRLNNQHRPGLSSEDISYGLIGAGNFTKSVILPNLSKVGGFDPVALCTATGVSAHSVGTKHGFDEITTDSEAIFANPRVNTVLITTRHNTHADYVLRALKAGKHVFVEKPLCINQAELDEIEQGYRFMLADGKAPVLTVGFNRRFAPLISKMKEAVGEQPLAVTYRINAGVIPRDVWIQDPEVGGGRIVGEVCHFVDTCSFLAGSNPISAYATCVRKADTSIPDEDNVSILLNFANGSTAAIHYLAYGSRQVPKEWIELSTGSKTMQLNDFRELVIFDGSCKEKHKGANQDKGFQAEFIAFREGVRSGIAPIPFDSICATTRTTFAVLESLRSGQPVTVG; encoded by the coding sequence ATGCAACAACTCATCCAATCCTACAAAACCGGCGAACTCGGCCTTTTTGAAGTGCCTTGCCCCGTTTGCGACCCAAACGGCCTCCTTATCGCCACCACTGCATCCCTAGTCTCCGCCGGCACTGAAAAGATGATCGTCGACATTGCCAAGAAATCCCTCCTTGGCAAAGCTAAAGCCCGTCCCGATCTGGTCAAGCAGGTTATCGATAAAATGAAGCAGGAGGGTGTCAAGAATACCCTTGAAAAGGTGTTCAACAAACTTGATACCCCCATCCCCTTGGGCTACAGCTGCGCTGGCAGGGTCATTCAAGTGGGTGAGCAGGTTGATGGATTTTCCGTTGGTGACAGGGTTGCCTGCGGTGGCGCCGGCTATGCAAATCACAGCGAGATCAACTACGTCCCTAAAAACATCTGCGTCAAAATTCCCGACGGTGTCGATGATCCCGAGGCCTCTTTTGTCACAGTTGGTGCGATTGCTCTCCAAGGTGTTCGCCAAGCGGAGCCGACCCTTGGTGAAAGAGTTGCCGTTATTGGCCTTGGCCTGATCGGCCAACTTACGGTTCAGTTGCTCAAGGCCAATGGCTGCAAGGTGCTGGGAAGCGATCTTGATTCCGACAAGCTGGCCCTGGCCGAAAAACTTGGCGCTGATTCGGTCTGTTCGGCGGGAGATCTAATTCCCATGGCCTCTGCTTTCAGCAATGGTCATGGTGTTGACAGTGTGATCATAACCGCATCAACTTCCAGCAATCAGCCGATCATCGATGCCGGTGAAATTGCCCGTTTGCGAGGCAAGGTTGTTGTGGTGGGGATGGTCGGTATGGATGTCCCTCGCAACAGTTATTATCGGAAAGAACTGGATCTAAGACTTTCCATGGCCTACGGCCCGGGGCGCTATGACCCGCAGTACGAGGAAAAGGGGATCGACTATCCCTACAGCTACGTTCGCTGGACCGAACAGCGGAACTTCGAGGCCTTTCTTGGCCTGGTTGCCGAAGGCAAAGTGACCCCGAAAGAGTTGGTCACCCACCAGTTTGATTTTGATGATGCGCTCAAGGCCTACGATCTTCTGGAAGGGAAGATTAAGGAAAAGTACCTCGGGATTGTTCTGAATTATCCCAACGCTGACGCTTATCTTGAATCGGCTCAGGCTGGCAACCTCTCCAGGGTGGTCAGGCTTAACAATCAGCACAGACCTGGTCTGTCCTCGGAAGATATTTCATATGGGCTGATCGGTGCTGGCAATTTCACCAAATCGGTCATTCTCCCCAACCTGAGTAAGGTCGGCGGTTTTGATCCGGTCGCTCTTTGTACCGCTACTGGCGTCAGTGCCCACTCCGTTGGCACCAAGCACGGTTTCGATGAAATCACGACAGACAGCGAAGCCATCTTTGCCAATCCCCGGGTCAATACCGTATTGATCACCACCCGACACAACACCCACGCCGATTACGTCTTGCGAGCTCTTAAGGCAGGGAAACATGTCTTTGTCGAGAAACCGTTGTGTATCAACCAGGCAGAGTTGGACGAGATCGAACAGGGTTACCGGTTCATGCTGGCCGATGGCAAGGCCCCGGTCCTTACGGTTGGTTTCAACCGCCGGTTCGCCCCACTCATAAGCAAGATGAAAGAAGCTGTCGGCGAACAGCCGTTGGCGGTGACCTACCGGATCAATGCCGGTGTGATCCCCAGGGATGTCTGGATACAGGACCCTGAGGTTGGTGGCGGCCGGATTGTTGGTGAAGTCTGTCACTTTGTCGATACTTGCTCCTTTCTGGCAGGGAGCAACCCGATCTCCGCATACGCGACCTGCGTGCGCAAAGCGGATACGTCGATCCCTGATGAAGACAATGTCAGCATCCTGCTCAATTTTGCCAATGGGTCCACGGCCGCGATTCACTACCTGGCCTACGGCAGCAGGCAGGTTCCCAAGGAATGGATCGAACTTTCGACGGGTTCGAAGACGATGCAGCTAAATGATTTTCGTGAGCTGGTCATCTTCGATGGCAGTTGTAAGGAAAAGCACAAGGGCGCCAACCAGGACAAAGGGTTTCAGGCCGAATTCATCGCCTTCCGCGAAGGGGTGCGCAGTGGGATAGCACCGATCCCCTTTGACTCCATCTGCGCCACCACTCGGACAACCTTTGCCGTCCTTGAGTCGCTGCGCTCAGGTCAGCCGGTTACGGTCGGATAA